From Aedes albopictus strain Foshan chromosome 1, AalbF5, whole genome shotgun sequence, one genomic window encodes:
- the LOC134284974 gene encoding uncharacterized protein LOC134284974, with protein MLGRTPMKTRSTAASRDSRTAPGSTRNEIDGSQHCKVCKDDDNTRMVQCDKCDDWYHFECVEVSQGVADRDWHCPSCLQAAKGAKKKSTVKEATVVPSVSTLASINPSIRVTSVPLNVVPQISSSLPALPSDVNDSMLTHVPSNVMFPPMSANKVSNTIPPSNTPVTSTFSASNILIPPSIFTLAGGTAPLNPPPPPSNQFIQSTACSLNTFPEMRSLRQCLPVSSGHPPILAAASIPLASSTIIPTTGVLVGQLPNEPLKSTSDIPQNNAKQGFRETSSQHSGTSRRSTKQRQLELELKMLDEERKLQEEENAKKREYLRRRYALLLEMASESSSIVESEDARVEDRVEEWVNNGIIEGQQPDQPGPTRELLELNTAVQQPSRNVRQHDNHDDIPSLVNNSRQATSLHRPRVIATSVGRRNYDIPSNQPSHGFSNQRMLSNIMPHRPNINVQQDQRSRYVHSPAPGRSLRPDAFDDDEGNNLTRSQVAARQAVSRELPTFSGVPEEWPLFFSSFTTTTNMCGYTADENLVRLQKCLTGKAFEAVKCMLMHPMNVTQIISTLKMRFGNPEIIVHNLMAKISSTPAPKADKLDTIIEFALAVQNLCATIEACQLEEYSFNVALLRELVDKLPAAIKLDWARYRRNFSTVNLSIFSSWLYELAEDICPLAGLPADTKGQRAAKNNQVFLNAHAENVDSEPRKQNPGIQVQPKPTDETCIVCKSNCPSVDKCQRFDELGYNAKWAVVKEFGLCRKCLKNHKGTCKSQKVCGKNGCEYKHHQLLHNNQRDAAATVTSEAKSNASGDLHKPDNQNPSASECNIHHQISNKTLFRVIPVILYGPQKSIRTFTFLDDGSSYTLMDATLANDLEIEGKREPLCLKWTGNMGRLENESTKLNVQISGTWTNQRKYWLQGVHTVSALDLFHQSVDARELANQYEHLRGIPIESYQNAQPRLLIGIKNANLSYPLKGREGKINEPIATKTRLGWVLHGGSDEDDLLLAYHGIQVCPCREKEDIFLEHALKDYLSLEGLGVTKPDKPLLSREDQRALEILNKVVQTDD; from the coding sequence ATGCTTGGGCGAACGCCAATGAAGACGAGAAGCACCGCTGCGTCTCGTGATAGTAGGACCGCTCCGGGGTCTACTCGAAACGAAATCGATGGCAGTCAACACTGCAAAGTTTGCaaagacgacgacaacactcGAATGGTCCAGTGCGACAAGTGTGATGACTGGTACCACTTCGAGTGCGTGGAAGTAAGCCAAGGTGTCGCAGACCGTGATTGGCATTGCCCTAGCTGCTTGCAAGCCGCCAAGGGAGCCAAGAAGAAAAGTACAGTGAAGGAAGCTACTGTAGTACCATCCGTGAGTACGTTAGCTTCTATAAATCCTTCTATACGAGTAACATCGGTGCCATTGAATGTCGTTCCTCAAATCTCTTCAAGTTTACCCGCCTTGCCCAGCGATGTTAATGATTCTATGCTAACACACGTTCCATCCAATGTGATGTTTCCGCCTATGTCCGCCAATAAAGTAAGCAACACAATACCCCCTTCTAATACCCCAGTAACTAGTACGTTTTCCGCGTCAAATATACTGATTCCACCAAGCATATTCACCCTCGCCGGTGGTACAGCGCCCCTCAATCCGCCTCCCCCGCCATCGAATCAATTTATACAGTCGACTGCGTGTTCGCTCAACACATTCCCGGAGATGAGGAGTCTCAGACAGTGTCTCCCAGTCTCATCCGGTCATCCGCCTATACTAGCAGCTGCAAGCATCCCCTTGGCATCCAGCACCATCATTCCAACTACTGGAGTCTTAGTTGGACAACTTCCGAACGAGCCGCTGAAATCAACGTCGGATATACCCCAAAACAACGCGAAGCAAGGTTTTCGGGAGACATCGAGTCAGCATTCGGGAACTTCGAGGAGATCTACCAAGCAAAGACAGTTGGAGTTGGAGTTAAAAATGCTCGACGAAGAGAGGAAATTGCAAGAGGAAGAAAATGCGAAGAAGCGTGAATACCTTCGAAGGCGGTACGCTCTACTGTTGGAGATGGCCAGCGAATCGTCTTCGATAGTTGAATCTGAAGATGCAAGAGTTGAGGATCGAGTGGAAGAATGGGTCAACAATGGTATTATTGAAGGACAACAGCCAGATCAGCCGGGACCAACTAGGGAGCTACTGGAGCTCAATACAGCAGTTCAGCAGCCATCCAGGAATGTACGACAGCATGACAACCACGACGATATTCCCAGCCTCGTCAACAACAGCCGTCAAGCTACATCATTGCATCGACCTAGAGTGATCGCGACATCGGTTGGGCGACGAAACTACGACATTCCCTCGAATCAACCTTCGCATGGCTTCTCGAATCAACGTATGTTGTCGAATATCATGCCACACCGTCCTAATATAAACGTTCAGCAAGATCAGCGATCGAGATACGTCCATTCACCAGCACCTGGTCGATCCTTGAGACCCGACGCGTTCGACGACGACGAAGGAAATAATCTAACTCGTAGTCAAGTTGCTGCCCGACAAGCAGTTTCACGAGAGCTGCCAACTTTCAGTGGGGTTCCCGAAGAATGGCCGCTGTTTTTCTCttcgttcactactacaaccaacATGTGTGGATATACAGCGGATGAAAATCTCGTAcgtcttcagaaatgtctcactGGGAAAGCCTTCGAAGCCGTCAAGTGTATGCTAATGCACCCGATGAACGTCACTCAAATAATCTCGACGTTGAAGATGCGCTTCGGAAACCCAGAGATTATCGTGCACAATTTGATGGCCAAAATCAGCTCAACCCCGGCTCCAAAGGCAGACAAACTAGATACGATAATTGAATTTGCTCTTGCCGTCCAGAATTTATGTGCAACGATCGAAGCGTGTCAGCTGGAAGAATACTCTTTCAACGTAGCACTTCTTCGCGAACTTGTTGATAAGCTACCAGCGGCTATCAAACTAGATTGGGCCAGATATAGACGTAATTTCTCCACTGTAAATCTGTCCATCTTTTCTAGCTGGTTGTATGAGCTTGCAGAAGACATTTGCCCGCTCGCTGGATTACCCGCCGATACGAAAGGTCAGCGAGCAGCTAAGAACAATCAAGTGTTCCTCAATGCACATGCCGAGAACGTAGATAGCGAACCGAGGAAGCAAAACCCAGGCATACAAGTCCAGCCTAAACCCACAGACGAAACATGCATCGTATGCAAAAGCAATTGCCCTAGTGTCGACAAATGCCAGCGGTTTGACGAATTGGGATATAACGCAAAATGGGCGGTTGTAAAGGAGTTTGGGCTGTGCCGAAAATGTCTTAAGAATCACAAGGGAACCTGCAAATCACAGAAAGTCTGTGGCAAGAACGGATGCGAATATAAACATCATCAGTTACTCCACAACAACCAACGAGATGCAGCCGCTACTGTTACATCCGAGGCCAAATCTAACGCGTCTGGCGATCTTCACAAGCCTGATAACCAAAATCCCTCAGCTAGTGAATGCAACATCCATCATCAGATCAGCAACAAGACCTTGTTCAGAGTCATCCCTGTTATTCTGTATGGTCCTCAGAAAAGCATAAGAACGTTTACCTTCCTGGACGACGGATCCTCTTACACCTTGATGGATGCGACGCTTGCAAACGATTTGGAGATCGAAGGAAAGCGTGAACCACTTTGTCTCAAGTGGACAGGAAACATGGGTCGTCTAGAAAACGAGTCAACCAAACTGAACGTGCAAATCTCCGGAACTTGGACAAATCAGAGAAAGTATTGGCTCCAAGGGGTTCATACGGTTTCCGCTTTAGATCTTTTCCATCAATCTGTTGACGCCCGAGAACTAGCTAATCAGTATGAACATTTACGTGGAATTCCAATCGAATCTTATCAGAACGCGCAACCTCGTTTACTGATAGGAATTAAGAATGCCAATCTCAGTTATCCTTTGAAAGGACGAGAGGGGAAGATAAATGAACCCATTGCAACAAAAACTCGGTTGGGATGGGTTCTCCATGGAGGGTCTGACGAGGATGATCTGCTTCTTGCTTATCACGGTATTCAGGTCTGCCCTTGCCGCGAAAAGGAAGATATTTTCTTGGAGCATGCGCTGAAAGACTATCTTTCGCTAGAAGGACTTGGTGTCACGAAACCTGATAAACCACTGCTATCCCGAGAAGACCAGagagctctagaaattttgaacaaAGTAGTTCAGACAGACGACTGA